One region of Candidatus Electrothrix rattekaaiensis genomic DNA includes:
- a CDS encoding response regulator, with amino-acid sequence MKYLVVVVDDSKFVHKLVEKLFDSTIFNVYFFTSAEEAKKTMDTFPSQGREVDLVLLDIYLQDGTKEESIGLLEFLTKERKRTQVIVMSGRLSPDEFGEFYSKGADSYLLKPFPEEKFLSSVKRHINIARNIPEYNNAPLAKIKVQDRDVFISSVSVNEKVASFFRDEFMKNNIGSYCENAELLEDDIWRAVLLEAINTCTIFLLILTHDSLRSAYMKQEIIQAFNRKKRDGKRFVIIPVLYNIQANEIPHQISSMHCIDITSANNRAEQIRSLIFSIKKILTSAN; translated from the coding sequence ATGAAATATTTAGTCGTTGTAGTTGATGATAGTAAATTCGTCCATAAACTTGTTGAAAAGCTTTTTGATTCAACGATCTTTAACGTTTATTTTTTTACTTCTGCTGAAGAAGCAAAAAAAACTATGGATACTTTTCCCTCGCAAGGAAGGGAAGTTGATCTTGTTTTACTCGACATCTACTTACAGGATGGCACCAAGGAGGAGAGCATTGGCCTGCTGGAATTTTTAACCAAGGAGAGAAAGCGAACGCAGGTTATCGTCATGTCAGGTCGTTTATCACCAGATGAATTCGGGGAATTCTACTCTAAAGGTGCTGACAGCTACCTGCTTAAACCTTTTCCCGAAGAAAAATTTCTCTCTTCAGTCAAAAGACATATCAATATTGCTCGGAATATCCCTGAGTACAATAATGCTCCGCTGGCGAAGATTAAAGTACAAGACAGAGATGTATTCATAAGTTCTGTATCTGTAAATGAAAAAGTAGCTTCGTTTTTTAGAGATGAGTTTATGAAAAATAATATAGGATCATATTGTGAAAACGCAGAGTTGCTCGAAGATGATATATGGCGTGCAGTCTTGCTCGAAGCAATCAATACCTGCACAATCTTTCTTTTGATACTCACGCATGATTCCCTGCGGTCCGCATATATGAAGCAGGAAATTATCCAGGCTTTTAACAGGAAAAAACGAGATGGAAAGAGGTTTGTCATTATCCCTGTGCTGTATAATATACAAGCAAATGAGATACCTCACCAGATCAGTTCCATGCATTGTATAGATATTACGTCTGCAAATAATAGAGCTGAGCAAATTCGGTCGCTTATCTTTTCCATAAAGAAAATTTTAACATCGGCAAATTAA
- a CDS encoding Hsp20/alpha crystallin family protein: protein MNVSIWDPFREMEALLNTYTMPARRKATAEDNGSLETGDWAPVVDILETDNAFVLKVELPGVEKDDVDVSIDNRILTIKGEKRHDDKDKKVHRTECRYGSFVRNFTLPQDVDMDKVEAACKNGVLSLTLTKMEQAKPKQIEVKVH, encoded by the coding sequence ATGAACGTCAGTATTTGGGATCCTTTTCGAGAGATGGAGGCATTGTTGAATACCTACACCATGCCAGCACGAAGGAAAGCGACTGCGGAAGACAACGGGTCGCTTGAAACAGGAGACTGGGCACCGGTCGTTGACATCCTTGAAACAGACAACGCGTTTGTTTTAAAGGTCGAACTTCCGGGTGTGGAAAAAGATGATGTAGATGTTTCTATCGACAACCGTATCCTGACCATCAAAGGGGAGAAGAGGCATGATGACAAGGATAAAAAAGTCCACAGAACCGAATGCAGATACGGTTCTTTTGTCAGAAACTTCACTCTGCCCCAGGATGTGGATATGGATAAAGTGGAAGCGGCCTGCAAAAACGGTGTACTCAGCCTGACACTGACCAAAATGGAGCAGGCCAAACCGAAACAGATTGAGGTGAAAGTTCACTGA
- a CDS encoding Hsp20/alpha crystallin family protein: MNGQMQTKVLVVTGIMALLFILPITPLSYAAGSANSPDVITQKLKSADQNGETEEKSGDKVPIQRNATREDREDFAGPLRDFHREVNRLFDRTFHDFGFSSFDFDRPFMHSAGNMLRPVTDLAASDKEYTVTVEVPGAEKDDIKIEVANNVMTIRGEKKQKKEEEEKDFYRQERFYGSFQRVLSLPEDANQDAIKATFNQGVLTVTMPRKDMPKPAVKEIKIHSS; the protein is encoded by the coding sequence ATGAATGGCCAAATGCAAACAAAGGTATTGGTAGTTACAGGAATCATGGCACTTCTTTTCATCTTACCAATTACGCCGCTGAGTTATGCTGCAGGGTCGGCAAATTCTCCAGACGTGATCACCCAGAAATTAAAAAGTGCCGATCAGAACGGGGAGACAGAGGAGAAAAGCGGCGACAAGGTTCCGATACAACGGAATGCCACCAGAGAAGACCGGGAGGACTTTGCCGGTCCGCTGCGGGACTTTCATCGTGAGGTTAACCGGCTCTTTGATCGGACCTTTCACGATTTTGGATTTTCCTCTTTTGATTTTGACAGACCCTTTATGCACAGCGCAGGCAATATGCTCAGGCCTGTGACGGATCTCGCTGCAAGCGATAAGGAATATACTGTCACCGTAGAAGTACCCGGTGCGGAAAAGGACGACATTAAGATCGAAGTCGCTAATAATGTCATGACCATTCGCGGCGAGAAGAAGCAGAAAAAGGAAGAAGAGGAAAAAGACTTTTACCGGCAGGAACGTTTTTACGGCTCTTTTCAGCGTGTGCTCTCACTCCCGGAAGACGCTAATCAGGATGCCATCAAAGCGACCTTTAACCAAGGTGTGCTCACAGTAACTATGCCCAGAAAAGACATGCCAAAACCGGCTGTGAAAGAGATCAAGATACATTCCAGCTAA
- a CDS encoding DUF1302 family protein: MMHDTKNNLSPKKSAILAALLAVPLFLSPLPAIAQTDSSLSDLDAVLEGFEEEATEQAPANELDSVLDGFDDETGDQSAEDSSDQALDAVLDGFAGEEQASVQVEVEATEATSSRLPGWLSIDGWLQFGTTYTVAHDAPAEGETDWRGFSKSRVDLQIDLDARFSDSWSAKLGAKGFYDGIYSLQGRDEYTSSVLDEYEDELELREAYVQGKLTDKLDLKAGRQIVVWGKSDSIRVTDVLNPLDMREPGLTDIEDLRLPLAMTKLDYYFGNWELSGMAIHEIRFNKTPVYGYDFYPADEPMPPADEPDNSLENTEWALSLSGIFTGWDLDLYYARIFNDTPHMEYVLFDDDSTEIQQKHERLHMFGFAYNKALGNWLLKSEGAVLNRVHYSNRPGTGYTRLDVLVGAEYSGFNETTISLDFANRHINNHRPYLEKYPDSVLQDMYQLAFRYNRDFLNKTLSLSLLVMIYGPSDADGAFERLALDYDLTDTITVRGGAVLYQSGDLLTMQEVGDNDRVFAELRYSF; encoded by the coding sequence ATGATGCACGATACAAAAAACAACCTGTCTCCCAAAAAATCGGCAATCCTTGCTGCCCTGCTCGCTGTCCCTCTCTTTCTCTCCCCATTACCCGCTATCGCCCAAACCGACAGCAGTCTCAGTGATTTGGATGCCGTCCTTGAAGGCTTTGAGGAGGAGGCAACAGAGCAGGCCCCTGCGAATGAGCTGGATTCAGTACTGGATGGCTTTGACGATGAAACTGGTGACCAGTCTGCTGAGGATTCATCGGATCAGGCCCTTGATGCTGTGCTGGATGGTTTTGCAGGCGAGGAGCAGGCTAGTGTGCAGGTGGAAGTTGAAGCAACTGAAGCAACCTCTTCCAGGCTCCCAGGCTGGCTCAGCATCGACGGCTGGCTCCAGTTCGGCACCACCTATACTGTCGCCCATGACGCCCCAGCAGAGGGCGAAACCGACTGGCGCGGATTTTCCAAGTCCCGCGTTGATCTCCAGATCGACCTTGATGCCCGCTTTTCCGATTCCTGGTCAGCCAAGCTGGGCGCAAAAGGTTTTTACGACGGGATCTACTCGCTTCAAGGCCGGGATGAATACACCAGCTCTGTCCTTGATGAGTATGAGGATGAGTTGGAATTGCGCGAAGCCTATGTTCAGGGGAAGCTCACGGACAAGCTGGACCTCAAGGCAGGCCGCCAGATCGTGGTTTGGGGCAAGTCGGATAGCATCCGGGTCACGGACGTGCTCAATCCTCTGGATATGCGCGAGCCCGGCCTGACCGATATAGAAGATCTTCGCCTCCCTCTCGCCATGACCAAGCTGGATTATTATTTCGGCAACTGGGAGTTGTCTGGGATGGCCATCCACGAGATCCGTTTTAATAAGACCCCTGTTTACGGGTATGACTTCTACCCGGCTGACGAGCCCATGCCCCCGGCAGATGAACCGGATAACTCTCTGGAAAATACCGAATGGGCCCTTTCTCTCAGCGGTATCTTTACCGGCTGGGATCTTGACCTCTATTATGCACGGATTTTTAATGATACGCCCCATATGGAATATGTGCTGTTCGATGACGATTCCACAGAGATACAGCAAAAGCACGAGCGTCTGCATATGTTCGGCTTTGCCTATAATAAGGCCTTGGGCAACTGGTTGTTGAAAAGTGAAGGGGCCGTGCTGAACCGAGTCCATTACAGCAATCGGCCCGGCACCGGCTATACCCGCCTTGATGTGCTTGTGGGCGCAGAGTATTCTGGGTTTAACGAGACCACCATTTCCCTGGATTTTGCCAATCGGCATATCAATAATCACAGGCCCTATCTGGAGAAATATCCAGATAGTGTGTTGCAGGATATGTATCAACTGGCCTTTCGTTATAATCGAGACTTTCTTAATAAAACATTGAGTCTCAGCCTGTTAGTCATGATCTACGGCCCTTCCGACGCTGACGGTGCCTTTGAGCGGCTGGCTCTGGATTATGATCTGACCGATACCATTACTGTGCGCGGCGGGGCTGTGCTGTACCAATCCGGTGATCTTTTGACCATGCAGGAGGTCGGGGATAATGATCGGGTGTTTGCTGAGCTTCGCTATTCGTTTTAA
- a CDS encoding cation-transporting P-type ATPase: protein MKEIPNEQWHLLKRENILSLLESNEEKGLEQQEAEQRFSHFGPNVLTTKAGKSKLMRFLLQFHQPLIYILIASGVITALLQEWVDSGVIFGVVLANGIIGYIQEAKAEGSLAALARTMVAEATVLRSGGKQRIPSTELVPGDVVLLTAGDRVPADMRLLHCRDLQVAESALTGESVPVTKNVSPLPEETDLAERTNMAYASTMVTYGQASGIVTATGDQTEVGRISQLISTAQDLATPLTRKIAQFSQVLLYAILGLAALTVAVGLLRGQPLFDLFMAAVALAVGAIPEGLPAAVTITLAIGVSRMAKRRAIIRKLPAVETLGSTTVICSDKTGTLTENQMTVQAIIAGQEQYEVSGAGYAPLGEITRQTDSAATPSEQDAPALHHCLRASALCNDGVLQEKEEGWQIQGDPTDGALLTVAGKGGYTTEELQARYPRLDSIPFESEHQFMATLHEEHPDDAGDSTGSLVCIKGAVEQILAKCENVLTAEGGTAPLEKEQIHEDVTRLATRGLRVLAFAEKKIENKTDIASGDVQEGFTFLGLMGMIDPPRAEAVAAVKTCRQAGIRIKMITGDHPATAAAIAGQIGLADDYKDGEQPAVLTGSELEKISDQDLIAAAANTAVFARATPEQKIRLVRALQATGNVVAMTGDGVNDAPALKQADIGVAMGITGTDVSKEAADMVLTDDNFSSIEAAVEEGRGVFENLTKFIVWTLPTNLGEGLVILAAIFLGLTLPILPVQILWINMTTAGFLGLMLAFEPKEPGIMLRKPRDPDTPILTGELIARIFLVGTLLLIGAFGLFQWELAAGASLEEARTVAVNVFVMMELFYLFNCRSLTKNVFQLGFFTNAWVFFGVISMLLLQLVYTYVPIMQQLFQSASIGIASWARIILAGVIGFLIVEGEKKLRAG, encoded by the coding sequence ATGAAAGAAATACCTAACGAACAATGGCACCTGTTAAAAAGAGAAAACATCCTTTCCCTTCTGGAGAGCAATGAGGAGAAAGGACTTGAACAGCAGGAGGCAGAGCAACGGTTCAGCCATTTTGGTCCCAATGTCCTGACCACCAAAGCAGGCAAAAGCAAGCTGATGCGTTTCCTGCTCCAATTTCATCAACCCCTGATATACATCCTGATTGCCTCGGGGGTTATCACGGCTTTGCTCCAGGAATGGGTGGACTCTGGGGTTATTTTCGGGGTGGTGCTGGCCAACGGTATTATAGGTTATATCCAGGAGGCCAAGGCCGAGGGCAGTCTGGCGGCCCTGGCCCGAACGATGGTTGCCGAGGCTACGGTGCTGCGTTCAGGCGGGAAACAGCGTATTCCTTCAACTGAGCTGGTGCCGGGAGATGTGGTGCTGCTTACAGCTGGAGATCGGGTTCCAGCGGATATGCGTCTTCTTCATTGCCGGGATCTCCAGGTGGCGGAATCGGCCCTAACCGGCGAGTCCGTACCCGTGACCAAAAATGTTTCCCCGCTACCTGAAGAGACCGATCTGGCAGAACGGACCAATATGGCCTATGCCTCCACAATGGTCACCTATGGGCAGGCAAGCGGGATTGTTACCGCGACCGGTGATCAGACAGAAGTGGGCCGTATTTCCCAGCTGATCTCCACGGCCCAGGATCTGGCCACTCCTCTTACCCGCAAGATTGCCCAGTTCAGTCAGGTGCTCCTGTACGCCATCCTTGGCTTGGCCGCCCTGACCGTGGCGGTTGGCCTGTTGCGCGGTCAACCGTTATTTGACCTGTTCATGGCTGCGGTTGCCTTGGCTGTGGGGGCTATTCCTGAAGGTCTACCAGCAGCGGTCACCATCACCCTAGCTATCGGTGTTTCCCGAATGGCAAAACGACGGGCCATTATCCGTAAGCTGCCTGCGGTGGAGACCCTGGGCAGCACCACCGTGATCTGTTCAGATAAAACTGGCACCCTGACCGAGAATCAGATGACCGTGCAGGCGATCATCGCTGGTCAGGAGCAGTACGAGGTCAGCGGGGCTGGTTATGCACCTCTGGGAGAGATCACCCGACAGACTGACTCGGCAGCAACGCCTTCTGAGCAGGATGCCCCGGCCCTGCACCACTGTCTTAGGGCATCTGCCCTGTGCAATGACGGTGTTCTTCAGGAAAAGGAAGAAGGTTGGCAGATTCAGGGTGATCCCACAGACGGTGCTTTGCTCACCGTTGCTGGCAAGGGGGGATATACCACAGAGGAACTCCAGGCCCGCTATCCCCGACTGGACAGCATTCCCTTTGAATCTGAGCATCAGTTCATGGCAACCCTGCATGAGGAACACCCGGATGACGCAGGAGATTCCACAGGCTCTCTGGTCTGTATCAAGGGGGCGGTGGAACAGATTCTGGCCAAATGCGAGAATGTTCTGACGGCTGAAGGCGGGACAGCTCCGCTGGAAAAGGAACAGATCCATGAAGACGTTACCCGACTTGCGACACGTGGGCTACGGGTGTTGGCCTTTGCAGAGAAAAAAATAGAGAACAAAACAGACATTGCCTCAGGGGATGTGCAAGAAGGATTCACCTTCCTCGGGTTGATGGGTATGATTGATCCACCCAGGGCCGAGGCCGTGGCAGCGGTTAAGACTTGTCGTCAGGCAGGGATTCGCATCAAGATGATTACGGGCGATCATCCTGCCACGGCAGCAGCCATTGCCGGTCAGATAGGGTTGGCAGACGATTACAAGGACGGCGAACAGCCAGCGGTGCTGACCGGTTCTGAGCTGGAAAAGATATCGGATCAGGATCTGATTGCCGCTGCTGCGAACACAGCTGTCTTTGCCCGGGCCACGCCGGAACAGAAGATCCGCCTGGTGCGGGCACTCCAGGCTACAGGTAATGTGGTGGCCATGACCGGTGACGGGGTCAACGATGCCCCGGCCCTGAAGCAGGCTGATATCGGGGTGGCAATGGGCATCACCGGTACGGATGTCTCCAAGGAGGCAGCAGACATGGTGTTAACCGATGATAACTTCAGCTCCATTGAGGCGGCGGTGGAAGAGGGCCGGGGCGTGTTTGAGAATCTGACCAAATTTATTGTCTGGACCCTGCCCACCAATCTTGGGGAAGGGCTGGTCATCCTGGCGGCTATATTTCTGGGCCTTACCCTGCCCATTCTGCCGGTGCAGATCCTCTGGATCAATATGACCACTGCCGGTTTCCTGGGCCTGATGCTGGCCTTTGAACCCAAAGAGCCCGGCATTATGCTGCGCAAGCCCCGTGACCCTGATACCCCGATCCTGACCGGTGAGCTGATAGCCAGAATTTTCCTTGTGGGCACGTTGTTATTGATCGGTGCCTTTGGCCTTTTTCAATGGGAACTGGCTGCGGGTGCTTCCCTTGAGGAGGCACGAACCGTTGCAGTGAACGTCTTTGTTATGATGGAACTGTTTTATCTCTTCAATTGCCGTTCATTGACCAAGAACGTCTTCCAGCTCGGCTTTTTTACCAATGCCTGGGTATTTTTCGGGGTGATCTCCATGTTGCTTCTTCAGCTGGTCTACACCTATGTCCCGATCATGCAGCAGCTGTTTCAAAGTGCGTCCATCGGTATCGCCTCCTGGGCCCGGATTATACTGGCCGGGGTTATCGGGTTTTTGATTGTGGAGGGGGAGAAGAAGTTGCGGGCTGGGTGA
- a CDS encoding outer membrane lipoprotein-sorting protein, with protein sequence MKHLTLFILLSCSLLAAVNPVLAKDDPKDDPKAREIMQKVENREDGDNQENDMTMILIDKNDRERVRKIHSFSKDFGEDTHRIMFFLHPPDVKDTGFLTYDYDDEAKDDDQWLYLPALRKTKRIATDDKSSSFMGSDLNYADMTSRDLDDYDFTLLKEDKDNGHKVWLIQALPRRPEVIDETGYEKSIVFVRQDNYFVVKAVHWVRDGGYLKYFDVKKLEQINGIWISTETHVTKKKGKVTEHKTVLKLDNVVFKDAMDEGIFTVRRLEKGL encoded by the coding sequence ATGAAGCACCTTACTCTTTTTATCCTGCTGTCCTGCTCCCTGCTGGCAGCTGTCAACCCGGTCCTTGCCAAGGATGATCCCAAGGACGACCCAAAAGCACGGGAAATCATGCAGAAGGTCGAAAATCGAGAGGATGGCGATAATCAAGAAAATGATATGACCATGATCCTTATTGATAAAAACGACCGTGAGCGGGTGAGAAAAATTCATTCTTTCAGCAAGGACTTTGGAGAAGATACCCATCGAATTATGTTTTTTCTTCATCCACCGGATGTCAAAGACACCGGTTTCCTCACCTATGATTATGATGACGAGGCCAAGGACGATGACCAGTGGCTCTATCTGCCCGCCCTGCGCAAGACGAAGCGCATTGCCACAGATGACAAGAGCTCCAGTTTTATGGGCTCGGATCTGAACTATGCCGACATGACCTCCCGCGATCTGGATGATTACGATTTTACCTTGCTCAAAGAGGATAAAGATAACGGCCACAAGGTTTGGCTGATTCAGGCGTTGCCCCGTAGACCCGAGGTCATTGACGAGACCGGGTATGAGAAATCCATCGTCTTTGTTCGGCAGGATAATTATTTCGTGGTCAAGGCCGTGCATTGGGTGCGCGACGGAGGTTACTTGAAGTATTTTGATGTGAAGAAGCTGGAGCAGATTAACGGCATCTGGATTAGTACTGAAACCCATGTGACCAAGAAAAAGGGTAAGGTGACTGAGCACAAGACTGTTTTGAAGCTGGATAATGTTGTGTTTAAGGATGCAATGGATGAGGGGATCTTTACAGTACGACGGTTGGAAAAAGGGTTGTAA
- a CDS encoding N-acetylmuramoyl-L-alanine amidase yields the protein MSSTYKNTVEWQYKQARDYYYKLRNNPPLARKRDKWLIGIHELQRIYRIDPKSKRASSCLYTIARMYRTMYKRFGMTADLDKAVSFYTDILTFFPKGNKADNALYALAQIEQEERGNFKQAVQYYDRLMRSYPTSNKKRLVKEQLEKLIKVLEKNPDYQEKTPSTPVPNSSPTKAIPRPKTPEVTPSVVPPVLQKPTVSQPPAATVTSTVKPPPLRAPIRSVTPVPPVIPEEKVKKVSAVLPVKNDAVKNVNSSVPQKKAPIAQKVLPPETPAKKDNAAPRTKIVLSALKKVESTQKGKKEILAGKDQGEVERTEQVDTTKKYLKKIPGTVDVLPVQYWSSDNYSRVVIKSSEPVAYHANLLDQQNGVPRRLFIDFHKSYIPLKYRSPVSIEDGLLKRIHTSQLDATTVRVFLDTESIADYKVFNLKDPFRVVVDVRGGRGSALRIPKRKIAPQIITDIKPLVVQAKKEEEIEAEVKTAASEIISEKTPEIEPEKIITPRKRKAVPDVAKAEKPPEVENLTLAQQLGLGVRRIVIDPGHGGKDPGAVGFGLKEKDIVLNVAKKIKKILEEKNGYEVLLTRDGDVSLALEERTAIANTKEADLFLSIHVNAHPEEAIRGVETFYLNLATHTEAMRVAALENATSTHNMSEMQDILSELMQNEKINESSQLAEFVQLNMINGLKKQKFKVKDLGVKQAPFYVLIGAEMPAILAEISFITNPEEAKSMKSEKYLQTLAEQIVAGVLSYAENQRTAVLKSAPSSEISAQ from the coding sequence GTGTCCTCTACCTACAAAAATACAGTGGAGTGGCAATACAAGCAGGCCCGTGATTATTATTATAAGCTGCGGAACAATCCCCCTCTTGCCAGAAAGCGCGATAAATGGCTGATCGGTATCCACGAATTGCAGCGTATCTATCGGATAGATCCGAAAAGCAAGAGAGCTTCCTCGTGTTTGTATACCATAGCGCGTATGTATCGTACTATGTACAAACGCTTTGGTATGACTGCCGACCTTGATAAGGCTGTTTCTTTTTATACAGATATCCTCACCTTTTTCCCAAAGGGAAATAAGGCTGATAATGCGCTCTACGCCTTGGCCCAAATAGAGCAGGAGGAAAGAGGGAATTTTAAACAGGCTGTTCAGTATTACGACCGATTGATGCGTTCCTATCCGACCAGCAACAAGAAAAGGCTGGTTAAGGAACAGTTAGAAAAGTTAATAAAGGTTCTGGAAAAAAATCCTGATTATCAAGAAAAAACACCCAGCACGCCAGTCCCAAATTCTTCACCAACAAAAGCAATTCCCCGGCCCAAAACTCCTGAAGTTACCCCTTCCGTGGTTCCTCCTGTCCTCCAGAAACCGACGGTCAGTCAACCGCCAGCTGCAACGGTAACATCGACAGTAAAGCCGCCGCCGCTTCGAGCTCCGATAAGATCGGTAACGCCGGTACCTCCTGTAATACCTGAAGAAAAGGTAAAAAAGGTTTCTGCCGTCTTACCTGTGAAGAATGATGCTGTGAAAAATGTGAACAGCTCGGTTCCGCAAAAAAAAGCTCCGATTGCTCAGAAGGTGCTCCCCCCTGAGACTCCTGCAAAGAAGGACAACGCAGCTCCCCGAACAAAGATTGTTTTGTCCGCGTTAAAAAAAGTAGAGTCAACACAGAAGGGAAAAAAGGAAATTCTTGCGGGTAAAGATCAGGGAGAGGTAGAAAGAACGGAACAGGTTGATACAACAAAAAAATATTTGAAAAAAATTCCCGGAACAGTTGATGTCCTTCCAGTTCAATACTGGTCCTCTGATAACTACAGTCGGGTGGTTATCAAATCCTCGGAACCAGTCGCCTATCATGCCAACTTACTTGATCAACAAAACGGAGTGCCTCGACGCCTTTTTATTGATTTCCACAAGAGTTATATCCCGCTGAAATATCGCTCGCCGGTTTCTATTGAGGATGGGCTCCTGAAGCGTATCCATACGAGCCAGCTTGATGCGACAACAGTGCGTGTGTTTCTTGATACCGAATCTATTGCCGATTATAAGGTCTTTAATCTCAAAGATCCGTTTCGGGTGGTTGTTGATGTTCGCGGGGGAAGAGGGAGTGCTCTGAGGATTCCAAAAAGAAAGATTGCCCCCCAGATTATAACTGATATTAAACCGCTGGTTGTGCAGGCCAAGAAAGAGGAAGAAATTGAAGCTGAGGTAAAAACAGCGGCAAGTGAGATTATATCAGAAAAAACACCAGAGATAGAACCAGAAAAAATTATTACTCCCCGGAAGAGGAAAGCAGTTCCTGATGTCGCAAAAGCAGAAAAACCTCCAGAAGTAGAAAATCTTACCCTGGCCCAGCAACTCGGGCTTGGGGTGCGGCGGATCGTTATAGATCCAGGGCATGGCGGAAAAGACCCTGGAGCAGTAGGCTTCGGCCTGAAAGAGAAAGATATTGTTCTGAATGTGGCCAAAAAGATCAAGAAGATCCTTGAAGAGAAAAATGGTTACGAGGTGCTTCTGACAAGAGATGGCGATGTCTCTCTTGCTCTTGAAGAACGAACAGCCATTGCCAATACCAAGGAGGCAGATCTTTTTCTTTCTATCCACGTTAATGCTCATCCAGAAGAGGCGATACGCGGGGTAGAAACATTTTATTTGAATTTGGCTACGCACACCGAAGCTATGCGGGTCGCTGCCCTGGAGAATGCCACCTCCACGCATAATATGAGTGAAATGCAGGATATTCTCTCTGAGCTGATGCAGAATGAGAAGATCAATGAGTCTTCCCAACTCGCTGAATTTGTCCAGCTCAATATGATCAATGGCTTGAAAAAACAAAAATTCAAGGTCAAAGATCTCGGCGTGAAGCAAGCACCGTTCTATGTTCTTATCGGTGCGGAGATGCCAGCTATTCTCGCCGAAATTTCTTTTATCACCAATCCAGAGGAGGCAAAATCAATGAAAAGCGAGAAGTATCTACAAACCCTTGCTGAACAGATTGTTGCCGGAGTGCTTTCCTATGCTGAAAATCAGAGGACAGCAGTATTAAAGAGTGCCCCTTCATCTGAAATATCAGCGCAATAG